In Coregonus clupeaformis isolate EN_2021a chromosome 7, ASM2061545v1, whole genome shotgun sequence, one genomic interval encodes:
- the LOC121569453 gene encoding cysteine protease ATG4D-like → MNPSSPCEGQSPEGDPPEDWFHLSTVSLGTQGSYGSQDDPEEPEERGRLKSKLVSAWNNVKYGWSFKSKARFSKTSPLTMLGQSYLLSHGVERESFRRAFATLLWLTYRRGFPQLDGSSLTTDSGWGCMLRSGQMLLAQGLLLHLLPPGWTWLSAHHVSKDDMEVQESRSLGPEVTKKGRRKSIASFLESRTEVTHRRVVSWFGDHPIAPFGLHQLVEQGTSSGKKAGDWYGPSIVAHILRKAVEAASAEVSNLTVYVAQDCTVYIDDVVRMCERPLSEGSKGPSPAWKSVIILVPVRLGGEVLNPTYIKCVKNLLRLECCIGIIGGKPKHSLFFVGHQDEQLLYLDPHYSQSTVDITQDNFPLESFHCKCPRKMAISRMDPSCTIGLYAKSQKDFELLCSAVSTALSSSTEKYPIFTIAEGQGQDGGQEDESDAPPNSITHILTKDKERLRRTNTSNSMDEFVLL, encoded by the exons ATGAATCCCAGTTCTCCCTGTGAGGGCCAGAGCCCTGAGGGTGACCCTCCAGAAGATTGGTTCCACCTCTCCACCGTGTCTCTGGGAACTCAGGGCTCTTATGGAAGCCAGGATGACCCAGAGGAACCTGAGGAGAGAGGCAGACTCAAGTCCAAGTTGGTGTCAGCATGGAACAATGTCAAATATG GCTGGTCATTCAAGTCAAAGGCCCGCTTCAGCAAAACCTCTCCTCTGACCATGCTTGGACAGTCTTATTTGCTCAGTCATGGAG TGGAGAGGGAGTCCTTTCGCCGGGCCTTTGCCACTCTGCTGTGGCTGACGTACAGGCGGGGCTTCCCACAGCTGGATGGTTCTTCTCTGACCACAGACAGTGGCTGGGGCTGCATGCTGCGCAGTGGACAGATGCTGCTGGCACAGGGGCTGCTGCTACACCTGCTGCCGCCag GCTGGACCTGGCTCTCTGCCCACCATGTGTCCAAAGATGACATGGAGGTACAGGAGTCTCGCTCCTTGGGTCCAGAGGTGACTaagaagggaaggaggaagagcATAGCGTCCTTCCTGGAGAGCCGGACTGAGGTCACTCACAGACGGGTGGTGTCCTGGTTTGGGGACCATCCCATCGCCCCGTTCGGGCTGCACCAGCTGGTGGAACAGGGCACAAGCTCAGGGAAGAAGGCGGGGGACTGGTACGGCCCCTCCATCGTAGCACACATACTTCG TAAGGCTGTTGAAGCAGCATCAGCAGAGGTGTCCAATCTGACAGTGTATGTAGCACAGGACTGCACTG TGTACATAGATGACGTGGTGAGAATGTGTGAGCGACCTCTATCTGAGGGCTCCAAAGGACCCAGTCCAGCCTGGAAGTCTGTCATCATCCTGGTCCCTGTGCGCCTGGGAGGAGAAGTCCTCAACCCCACCTACATCAAATGTGTCAAA AACCTCCTGAGGTTAGAATGCTGCATTGGAATCATCGGCGGCAAGCCCAAGCACTCTCTGTTCTTCGTTGGGCATCAAG ACGAACAGCTGTTGTATTTGGACCCCCACTACAGCCAGTCCACAGTGGATATCACACAGGATAACTTCCCCTTAGAG TCGTTTCACTGTAAGTGTCCCAGGAAGATGGCCATCAGTCGCATGGACCCCAGCTGCACTATAGGCTTGTATGCCAAGAGCCAGAAGGACTTTGAGTTACTGTGCTCAGCTGTTAGCACG GCTCTCTCGTCATCAACAGAAAAGTACCCCATCTTCACCATTGCagagggtcagggacaggatgGGGGGCAGGAGGATGAGAGCGATGCACCCCCAAACTCTATCACCCACATCCtgacaaaggacaaggagaggcTGAGAAGGACCAATACCAGCAACAGCATGGATGAGTTTGTGTTATTGtga